Below is a window of Bos indicus isolate NIAB-ARS_2022 breed Sahiwal x Tharparkar chromosome 19, NIAB-ARS_B.indTharparkar_mat_pri_1.0, whole genome shotgun sequence DNA.
CGGAAGGGCACCCTGACCCACCTACTGAGTCTCGCAGCTGCAGTCAAGGGCCCCCAAGTCCACACAGCCCAGACCCCAAGGCCTGCAACTGGAAAAAATACAAGTTCATCATACTGAACTCTCAGGCCTCCCAAGCAGGGAGCCTGGCGAGGGAGAGTTCTGGTCAACTTTGCTCCCAGGCCCGGCTCCCCAGTGGAGATGAGgcttccagcagcagcagcagtgaagaagGACCCATTTCCAGTCCCCAGAGCAGGTACAGAAACTGGaaaccaccccatcccaccccaaccccagaaTTTGTAGCAGTAGCCTCAGCTCAAGAGGCACAACCATTGGGCCTGAGTGATCAGTAACAGGAAGTGAGGGAGTGGGCTTCACCTTAGGGAGCTGGCCAGAGGCCAGGCTTACTTGGTGAGGTACGCCCTTGGCAATACAACTGGATAGGGTACATTGGTCAATACCCCACCATATGATGTCTCCTAATCATTTTTCTGGGCCTTGACATCTGCCTAGGCTTTCTCCAACTGCTGCCGCTGTACAGTTCAAATGTGAGGCTCCAGTCAATACCCGCCATCAGCTCACACCCCAGGCTCCAGAGACCACTGGGTCACCTTCTGGGAGGGCTCATCCACCACCAGGTAAGAGCCTCTCCTTCTACCCCCTTGGCTTTTCTCCTGTGGCTACTCAAGGCCAGTTGGGGCCAAAAGACCTCAGGGAAGGCCTAGTCCATTTTCAAATTAGAATCACCTAGAGAGTGTTTTTAAATCCCATTGTGCAGGTCACACCCCATAGATCGGAATGTCTGCAAGTAGAAGccaggcatcagtatttttttaaagcttccaaTGAGCAGCAGTGTTTGGGAACTTCTGGCGTGTTCCCATCCAGGGCTGAGTGGTCAGCCCAGGGCTGGCAAAGCCTCTCTGGCAAGCTGTCATCCAGGGTGGTgcaagagagaagagaggggggactccctggtggtccagtggctaaaacttcatgctcccaatgcagagggcctgggttcagtccctggtcaaagGGAGgcatgatcccacatgcctccactAAGACtgatgcagccaaagaaataaatattttaaaatttaaaaaaaaaaagagagtgagagaaagagagaaagagaaacttccACCCATAAGTAAGGGCCTCCACCTCCTACCACCACTATTGGAGTGATTAGCAGAATACTCTCAAATTATACAGACATAGAGACAGATCCTGGCTTGTCCTCTCAAATAACCGTATGGCCCAGAGCAGGTCAAATGAGCCTCAGCAGCCTTAACAGTAAATTGggggcaaaacaaaacaaaacctgctaCCCTGTGGTCTGAGAATTCACTGGTATTGTTGTCATGactcaccccctccccaggagGTGAATTTTTCAGCTGCCAGAACTGTGAGGCTGTGGCTGGGTGCTCATCGGGGTTGGACCCCGTGGCTTCTGGGGATGAGGACAAGCCCTACAAGTGTCAGCTCTGCCGGTCTGCCTTCCGCTATAAGGGCAACCTGGCCAGTCACCGCACGGTGCACACAGGtaggggaggagcagggagaggacCCTGGTCTTGGTGCCCACTGCTATTCTCCTTGACCTCCCTTCCTCCCCGCCTCCAGGGGAAAAGCCCTACCACTGCTCCATCTGCGGAGCCCGCTTTAACCGGCCGGCTAACCTGAAAACGCATAGCCGCATCCATTCGGGAGAGAAGCCCTATAAGTGCGAGACATGCGGCTCGCGCTTTGTACAGGTACGACAGTTTCAGAGCCTGATCGCAGACAAATTTGCGAGAGGACGAGATGGGCCGAATGGGGAGGGTTCCGTACCTCCCAGGGGCGCGGTCTGAGATTCCCTCCTTTCCCAGGTAGCGCATCTGCGCGCGCACGTGCTGATCCACACCGGGGAGAAGCCCTATCCTTGCCCCACCTGCGGGACTCGCTTCCGCCACCTACAGACCCTCAAGAGTCACGTTCGCATCCATACCGGAGAGAAGCCTTACCACGTGAGTACCGGACCTGGCCTAGCCCAAAGCCTTGGAATTACCTCCTGTTTACCGACGGGCGGGGCTCTGAAAGGAGCGGGCCTGGAGGCCTTTAGATCGAGGCTAGGTGGGCGGTGTCCTTGTGAGGAAGGGGTGGGGCCGAAGGTAGGGGTGGCAGGTGTAGAAGTTAGGTTCCTGGACGGGGCGCAGTCCTGGAGAGGAGGTGACAGGTGTAAAAACGCTTTGCTGAAGGGGGCCTCCTAGGCCTTCCCCTGAGCATTTGGGAGGATGTGGGGACTCAAGAGGCTTCCCTATATCCCCAAGAGCTTCTCTCAGGTGGAGTGCTGGGCGGTTCTCCCTCGCTTAACATCTAAAAGGTGGTCGTGGGTGGGGAAGAGACCTGACCCGGCTGTCATCTTACAGTGCGACCCCTGTGGTCTGCATTTCCGGCACAAGAGTCAACTTCGGCTACATCTGCGCCAGAAACACGGAGCTGCTACCAACACCAAAGTGCACTACCACATTCTAGGGGGGCCCTAGCCGAGTGCCGCCCCGGCCCCACTCCCTTCCCGGAAGACGGAAAGCTGCGGCTCACGCCTGGGTTCGCTGCCAGGCTTGGGCGTGGGGGTGTGCGAGGCCCCTGGATATCAGCGACGGCCACCACCTTTAATTTCTCACTGCggggagcaggggtgggagaTCCTGGCCTGATCTGCCTCTGTTTTGCTGGTCAAAACCTCTTCCCCGCAATCGATATTGTTTCTGAGCAGAGAACAAGCTAGGAGCTGGAGCGGAGAGACTGGAA
It encodes the following:
- the BCL6B gene encoding B-cell CLL/lymphoma 6 member B protein isoform X1, giving the protein MGSTATPEGALGYVREFTRHSSDVLGNLNELRLRGILTDVTLLVGGQPLRAHKAVLIACSGFFYSIFRGRAGVGVDMLSLPGGPEAGGFAPLLDFMYTSRLRLSPATAPAVLAAATYLQMEHVVQACHRFIQASYEPLGISLRPLEAEPPTPPTAPPPGSPRRSEGHPDPPTESRSCSQGPPSPHSPDPKACNWKKYKFIILNSQASQAGSLARESSGQLCSQARLPSGDEASSSSSSEEGPISSPQSRLSPTAAAVQFKCEAPVNTRHQLTPQAPETTGSPSGRAHPPPGGEFFSCQNCEAVAGCSSGLDPVASGDEDKPYKCQLCRSAFRYKGNLASHRTVHTGEKPYHCSICGARFNRPANLKTHSRIHSGEKPYKCETCGSRFVQVAHLRAHVLIHTGEKPYPCPTCGTRFRHLQTLKSHVRIHTGEKPYHCDPCGLHFRHKSQLRLHLRQKHGAATNTKVHYHILGGP
- the BCL6B gene encoding B-cell CLL/lymphoma 6 member B protein isoform X2; the protein is MGSTATPEGALGYVREFTRHSSDVLGNLNELRLRGILTDVTLLVGGQPLRAHKAVLIACSGFFYSIFRGRAGVGVDMLSLPGGPEAGGFAPLLDFMYTSRLRLSPATAPAVLAAATYLQMEHVVQACHRFIQASYEPLGISLRPLEAEPPTPPTAPPPGSPRRSEGHPDPPTESRSCSQGPPSPHSPDPKACNWKKYKFIILNSQASQAGSLARESSGQLCSQARLPSGDEASSSSSSEEGPISSPQSRLSPTAAAVQFKCEAPVNTRHQLTPQAPETTGSPSGRAHPPPGEKPYHCSICGARFNRPANLKTHSRIHSGEKPYKCETCGSRFVQVAHLRAHVLIHTGEKPYPCPTCGTRFRHLQTLKSHVRIHTGEKPYHCDPCGLHFRHKSQLRLHLRQKHGAATNTKVHYHILGGP